From the Gordonia bronchialis DSM 43247 genome, one window contains:
- a CDS encoding amino acid permease, which produces MGPHGLPGQHSRTHPWWKVMCLTGVDYFSTLGYQPGIAALAAGTIAPLATVVLIALTLFGALPVYRYVARKSPRGEGSIAMLENLLPKWGGKIFVLVLLGFAATDFLITMTLSAADASAHLIENPLMPHWMSGGQVVITLILLCALAAVFLRGFTEAITLAVGLVAVYLTLNLVVIVDGLWRIAQSTDLIVDWRHAMTTEHRSPWMMIAVALIVFPKLALGLSGFETGVAVMPQIDGSPEDPPGRPETRIRGARRLLTTSALIMSGFLITSSLVCTILIPEADFKAGQPANGRALAYLAHANLGSWFGTVYDLSTILILWFAGASAMAGLLNLVPRYLPRYGMAPDWARASRPLVIVFALVAFGVTAYFDADVDAQGAAYATGVLVLMTSASVAVTLSLRRRRRRAAAVTFGVIAAVFSYTTVANVFERPEGVQVAAFFIAAIILVSFASRINRSFELRSTSIDFDEVATEIIGRAARAGHIQIVTHDPENRSLLEYHDKEIQQRAESHIPSADVIIFLEINVTDSSEFATDLHVHGRHHSGGYRILWVDAAAIPNTIAAVLLAIRDRTGVNPDVYFEWSEGNPLANLLRFLFVGEGEVAPVTREILRRAEPDLAARPHVHVG; this is translated from the coding sequence ATGGGGCCGCACGGACTACCCGGTCAGCACTCACGCACTCACCCGTGGTGGAAGGTCATGTGTCTGACCGGTGTCGACTACTTCTCCACACTCGGGTACCAACCGGGCATCGCCGCACTCGCCGCGGGCACGATCGCCCCACTGGCCACCGTCGTCCTCATCGCATTGACCCTGTTCGGCGCGCTCCCCGTCTACCGGTACGTGGCCCGCAAATCCCCCCGCGGTGAGGGCTCCATCGCGATGCTCGAAAACCTGCTGCCCAAGTGGGGCGGCAAGATCTTCGTACTCGTGCTCCTCGGGTTCGCGGCCACCGACTTCCTCATCACGATGACGCTGTCGGCGGCCGACGCGAGTGCTCACCTCATCGAGAATCCACTTATGCCGCACTGGATGTCGGGCGGGCAGGTCGTCATCACGCTCATCCTGCTCTGCGCGCTCGCGGCGGTCTTCCTGCGCGGCTTCACCGAGGCCATCACCCTCGCCGTCGGATTGGTCGCGGTCTACCTGACCCTGAATCTGGTCGTCATCGTCGACGGCCTCTGGCGCATCGCGCAGTCCACCGACCTCATCGTCGACTGGCGGCACGCGATGACCACCGAACACCGCAGTCCGTGGATGATGATCGCGGTAGCCCTCATCGTCTTCCCCAAACTCGCGCTCGGCCTGTCCGGTTTCGAAACCGGTGTCGCGGTGATGCCGCAGATCGACGGCTCCCCCGAGGATCCGCCCGGGCGCCCCGAAACCCGAATCCGCGGCGCACGACGACTACTCACCACCTCCGCACTGATCATGTCCGGCTTCCTCATCACGAGCAGCCTGGTATGCACCATCCTGATCCCCGAGGCCGACTTCAAAGCGGGCCAACCGGCGAACGGCCGCGCCCTGGCCTACCTCGCACACGCCAATCTCGGTTCCTGGTTCGGGACCGTCTACGACCTCAGCACCATCCTGATCCTGTGGTTCGCAGGCGCATCGGCGATGGCGGGTCTGCTCAATCTGGTTCCGCGCTACCTCCCGCGGTACGGGATGGCCCCGGACTGGGCCCGGGCAAGCCGGCCGCTGGTCATCGTGTTCGCGCTCGTCGCATTCGGCGTGACCGCCTACTTCGATGCCGACGTGGACGCCCAGGGCGCGGCGTATGCGACGGGCGTCCTGGTCCTGATGACGTCCGCGTCTGTGGCGGTGACCCTGTCACTCCGCAGACGTCGCCGCCGGGCCGCCGCCGTCACCTTCGGCGTGATCGCCGCGGTGTTCTCCTACACGACGGTGGCCAACGTCTTCGAACGGCCGGAGGGCGTACAGGTGGCAGCCTTCTTCATCGCCGCGATCATCTTGGTGTCCTTCGCCTCCCGCATCAACCGTTCCTTCGAATTACGCAGCACCTCAATCGATTTCGACGAAGTCGCCACGGAGATCATAGGCCGGGCCGCGCGCGCCGGCCATATCCAGATCGTGACCCATGATCCCGAGAACCGTTCCCTGCTCGAATACCACGACAAGGAGATACAGCAGCGCGCCGAGAGTCATATCCCGTCGGCGGACGTCATCATCTTCCTGGAGATCAACGTCACGGATTCTTCCGAATTCGCCACCGACCTCCACGTCCACGGCCGCCATCACAGCGGTGGCTACCGCATCCTCTGGGTCGACGCGGCGGCCATTCCCAACACGATTGCCGCGGTACTGCTGGCGATCAGGGATCGCACCGGCGTGAACCCGGACGTGTATTTCGAATGGAGCGAGGGCAATCCGCTGGCCAACCTGCTGCGGTTCCTGTTCGTCGGCGAGGGCGAGGTCGCCCCGGTCACCCGGGAGATCCTGCGGCGCGCCGAACCGGATCTCGCGGCGCGCCCGCACGTCCACGTCGGCTGA